A genomic stretch from Arachis stenosperma cultivar V10309 chromosome 3, arast.V10309.gnm1.PFL2, whole genome shotgun sequence includes:
- the LOC130969978 gene encoding probable jasmonic acid carboxyl methyltransferase 2 isoform X2 has translation MDRQQVVLHMNHGMGDNSYAHNSIIQKKVMREAKGIVEESMMRLYTIIPIHCFKVADLGCSSGPNALQLVSNVIDIVHTTTCNLNLKPPIFQFFLNDLFGNDFNSIFKSLPQFSEIIEEKKGHKCGACFINATPGTFYKSLFPNNFLHFVHSSFSLHWLSQAPKELGNEENVHLTSTTPPAMHEAYLEQFQKDFKLFLKLRSQELVPKGGMVLTLIGRDKSQKTHDIRTAWSLIGTTLNDMVLENLIEAIKLECFDLPLYDPTIEEAKEVIEDEGSFTLQRLESVILDWSTNIKEAVDDDNNNKLDLNTKAEFTTKFIRAALEPLLKAKFGEEIMDELFVRYKNKIVQLIMGVKILEFPTLIISLIKKV, from the exons AAAAAGGTGATGAGGGAGGCAAAAGGCATAGTAGAAGAGAGTATGATGAGGTTATATACTATTATTCCTATTCATTGTTTTAAGGTGGCTGATTTAGGTTGTTCTTCAGGACCAAATGCTCTCCAATTGGTATCTAATGTCATCGACATTGTTCATACTACTACTTGTAACTTGAATCTCAAACCACCAATTTTTCAGTTCTTCTTGAATGATCTATTTGGGAATGATTTCAACAGCATCTTTAAATCACTCCCTCAATTCTCGGAAAtcatagaagaaaagaagggaCACAAATGTGGTGCATGTTTTATTAATGCAACTCCAGGGACATTCTACAAGAGCTTATTTCCCAACAATTTCTTGCACTTTGTTCATTCCTCTTTTAGTCTTCATTGGCTTTCTCAG GCTCCAAAGGAGTTGGGTAATGAAGAAAATGTACACTTAACAAGCACAACTCCTCCGGCAATGCATGAAGCATATCTTGAACAATTCCAAAAGGACTTTAAACTATTTCTCAAATTACGTTCACAAGAGCTAGTGCCTAAAGGTGGGATGGTTCTCACTCTAATTGGAAGGGACAAAAGTCAGAAAACTCACGATATCAGAACTGCTTGGAGCCTAATTGGCACAACACTCAATGACATGGTCTTGGAG AATTTGATTGAAGCTATAAAATTAGAATGCTTTGATTTACCATTGTATGACCCAACAATAGAGGAAGCTAAAGAAGTAATTGAGGATGAAGGATCTTTCACCCTTCAAAGGTTGGAATCTGTCATACTGGATTGGAGTACAAACATAAAGGAAGCTGTTGATGATGACAACAATAATAAACTTGATCTAAATACGAAGGCAGAGTTTACAACTAAATTCATTAGAGCTGCATTAGAACCTCTTTTGAAGGCAAAATTTGGAGAAGAAATCATGGACGAGCTTTTTGTGAGATATAAGAATAAGATTGTTCAATTAATAATGGGGGTTAAAATATTGGAATTTCCTACTCTCATAATATCACTGATAAAGAAGGTTTGA
- the LOC130969978 gene encoding probable methyltransferase TCM_000168 isoform X5, with the protein MLSNCIFKSLPQFSEIIEEKKGHKCGACFINATPGTFYKSLFPNNFLHFVHSSFSLHWLSQAPKELGNEENVHLTSTTPPAMHEAYLEQFQKDFKLFLKLRSQELVPKGGMVLTLIGRDKSQKTHDIRTAWSLIGTTLNDMVLENLIEAIKLECFDLPLYDPTIEEAKEVIEDEGSFTLQRLESVILDWSTNIKEAVDDDNNNKLDLNTKAEFTTKFIRAALEPLLKAKFGEEIMDELFVRYKNKIVQLIMGVKILEFPTLIISLIKKV; encoded by the exons ATGCTCTCCAATTG CATCTTTAAATCACTCCCTCAATTCTCGGAAAtcatagaagaaaagaagggaCACAAATGTGGTGCATGTTTTATTAATGCAACTCCAGGGACATTCTACAAGAGCTTATTTCCCAACAATTTCTTGCACTTTGTTCATTCCTCTTTTAGTCTTCATTGGCTTTCTCAG GCTCCAAAGGAGTTGGGTAATGAAGAAAATGTACACTTAACAAGCACAACTCCTCCGGCAATGCATGAAGCATATCTTGAACAATTCCAAAAGGACTTTAAACTATTTCTCAAATTACGTTCACAAGAGCTAGTGCCTAAAGGTGGGATGGTTCTCACTCTAATTGGAAGGGACAAAAGTCAGAAAACTCACGATATCAGAACTGCTTGGAGCCTAATTGGCACAACACTCAATGACATGGTCTTGGAG AATTTGATTGAAGCTATAAAATTAGAATGCTTTGATTTACCATTGTATGACCCAACAATAGAGGAAGCTAAAGAAGTAATTGAGGATGAAGGATCTTTCACCCTTCAAAGGTTGGAATCTGTCATACTGGATTGGAGTACAAACATAAAGGAAGCTGTTGATGATGACAACAATAATAAACTTGATCTAAATACGAAGGCAGAGTTTACAACTAAATTCATTAGAGCTGCATTAGAACCTCTTTTGAAGGCAAAATTTGGAGAAGAAATCATGGACGAGCTTTTTGTGAGATATAAGAATAAGATTGTTCAATTAATAATGGGGGTTAAAATATTGGAATTTCCTACTCTCATAATATCACTGATAAAGAAGGTTTGA
- the LOC130969978 gene encoding probable jasmonic acid carboxyl methyltransferase 1 isoform X4, producing MDRQQVVLHMNHGMGDNSYAHNSIIQKKVMREAKGIVEESMMRLYTIIPIHCFKVADLGCSSGPNALQLVSNVIDIVHTTTCNLNLKPPIFQFFLNDLFGNDFNSIFKSLPQFSEIIEEKKGHKCGACFINATPGTFYKSLFPNNFLHFVHSSFSLHWLSQNLIEAIKLECFDLPLYDPTIEEAKEVIEDEGSFTLQRLESVILDWSTNIKEAVDDDNNNKLDLNTKAEFTTKFIRAALEPLLKAKFGEEIMDELFVRYKNKIVQLIMGVKILEFPTLIISLIKKV from the exons AAAAAGGTGATGAGGGAGGCAAAAGGCATAGTAGAAGAGAGTATGATGAGGTTATATACTATTATTCCTATTCATTGTTTTAAGGTGGCTGATTTAGGTTGTTCTTCAGGACCAAATGCTCTCCAATTGGTATCTAATGTCATCGACATTGTTCATACTACTACTTGTAACTTGAATCTCAAACCACCAATTTTTCAGTTCTTCTTGAATGATCTATTTGGGAATGATTTCAACAGCATCTTTAAATCACTCCCTCAATTCTCGGAAAtcatagaagaaaagaagggaCACAAATGTGGTGCATGTTTTATTAATGCAACTCCAGGGACATTCTACAAGAGCTTATTTCCCAACAATTTCTTGCACTTTGTTCATTCCTCTTTTAGTCTTCATTGGCTTTCTCAG AATTTGATTGAAGCTATAAAATTAGAATGCTTTGATTTACCATTGTATGACCCAACAATAGAGGAAGCTAAAGAAGTAATTGAGGATGAAGGATCTTTCACCCTTCAAAGGTTGGAATCTGTCATACTGGATTGGAGTACAAACATAAAGGAAGCTGTTGATGATGACAACAATAATAAACTTGATCTAAATACGAAGGCAGAGTTTACAACTAAATTCATTAGAGCTGCATTAGAACCTCTTTTGAAGGCAAAATTTGGAGAAGAAATCATGGACGAGCTTTTTGTGAGATATAAGAATAAGATTGTTCAATTAATAATGGGGGTTAAAATATTGGAATTTCCTACTCTCATAATATCACTGATAAAGAAGGTTTGA
- the LOC130969978 gene encoding probable methyltransferase TCM_000168 isoform X3 → MDRQQVVLHMNHGMGDNSYAHNSIIQKKVMREAKGIVEESMMSIFKSLPQFSEIIEEKKGHKCGACFINATPGTFYKSLFPNNFLHFVHSSFSLHWLSQAPKELGNEENVHLTSTTPPAMHEAYLEQFQKDFKLFLKLRSQELVPKGGMVLTLIGRDKSQKTHDIRTAWSLIGTTLNDMVLENLIEAIKLECFDLPLYDPTIEEAKEVIEDEGSFTLQRLESVILDWSTNIKEAVDDDNNNKLDLNTKAEFTTKFIRAALEPLLKAKFGEEIMDELFVRYKNKIVQLIMGVKILEFPTLIISLIKKV, encoded by the exons AAAAAGGTGATGAGGGAGGCAAAAGGCATAGTAGAAGAGAGTATGATGAG CATCTTTAAATCACTCCCTCAATTCTCGGAAAtcatagaagaaaagaagggaCACAAATGTGGTGCATGTTTTATTAATGCAACTCCAGGGACATTCTACAAGAGCTTATTTCCCAACAATTTCTTGCACTTTGTTCATTCCTCTTTTAGTCTTCATTGGCTTTCTCAG GCTCCAAAGGAGTTGGGTAATGAAGAAAATGTACACTTAACAAGCACAACTCCTCCGGCAATGCATGAAGCATATCTTGAACAATTCCAAAAGGACTTTAAACTATTTCTCAAATTACGTTCACAAGAGCTAGTGCCTAAAGGTGGGATGGTTCTCACTCTAATTGGAAGGGACAAAAGTCAGAAAACTCACGATATCAGAACTGCTTGGAGCCTAATTGGCACAACACTCAATGACATGGTCTTGGAG AATTTGATTGAAGCTATAAAATTAGAATGCTTTGATTTACCATTGTATGACCCAACAATAGAGGAAGCTAAAGAAGTAATTGAGGATGAAGGATCTTTCACCCTTCAAAGGTTGGAATCTGTCATACTGGATTGGAGTACAAACATAAAGGAAGCTGTTGATGATGACAACAATAATAAACTTGATCTAAATACGAAGGCAGAGTTTACAACTAAATTCATTAGAGCTGCATTAGAACCTCTTTTGAAGGCAAAATTTGGAGAAGAAATCATGGACGAGCTTTTTGTGAGATATAAGAATAAGATTGTTCAATTAATAATGGGGGTTAAAATATTGGAATTTCCTACTCTCATAATATCACTGATAAAGAAGGTTTGA